One Paenarthrobacter aurescens TC1 DNA window includes the following coding sequences:
- the rpe gene encoding ribulose-phosphate 3-epimerase (identified by match to protein family HMM PF00834; match to protein family HMM TIGR01163), which translates to MSQCCINPSILSADFVNLEAELQRISNADAVHVDVMDNHFVPNLTLGLPVVQRIQAVSPVPLDAHLMISDADRWAPAYADAGVASVTFHAEAAMAPVKLARELRARGSKAGMALRPATPVEPYLDMLSELDMLLIMTVEPGFGGQSFLDITLPKIRRARAAIEGSGIGVAIQVDGGITEETIVRAAEAGANVFVAGSAVYGHADPAEAIDRLRAAGQAAAATKA; encoded by the coding sequence TTGTCTCAGTGCTGTATCAACCCGAGCATTTTGTCTGCAGATTTCGTCAACCTTGAGGCGGAACTGCAACGGATCAGTAATGCGGATGCCGTCCATGTGGACGTCATGGACAACCACTTTGTGCCCAACCTGACGCTTGGCTTGCCGGTAGTTCAGAGAATTCAAGCTGTTAGCCCGGTGCCGTTGGACGCGCATTTGATGATCTCCGACGCCGACCGCTGGGCGCCTGCCTACGCCGATGCCGGCGTCGCTTCGGTGACGTTCCATGCCGAGGCCGCCATGGCGCCGGTCAAGCTTGCCCGCGAATTACGTGCCCGGGGATCCAAGGCAGGCATGGCCTTGCGCCCGGCCACACCCGTGGAGCCCTACTTGGACATGCTCAGCGAGCTGGACATGCTGTTGATCATGACGGTGGAGCCCGGCTTCGGGGGACAGTCGTTCCTGGACATCACGTTGCCCAAGATCCGGCGGGCGCGCGCGGCAATCGAAGGTTCGGGCATCGGCGTCGCCATTCAGGTTGACGGCGGCATCACCGAGGAGACCATCGTCCGCGCTGCAGAAGCGGGTGCAAACGTGTTCGTTGCGGGCTCGGCAGTATATGGACATGCGGACCCTGCAGAAGCCATCGACCGCCTCCGCGCGGCGGGTCAGGCTGCGGCCGCTACGAAAGCCTGA
- a CDS encoding putative nicotinamide mononucleotide transporter PnuC (identified by match to protein family HMM PF04973; match to protein family HMM TIGR01528) has product MDLLRWLFEAQIPVGGSALVLREVLGNIFGLLSALGGMRRKVWAWPIGIVGNILLLTVFLGNVFGAAAPATLWGQAARQIMFIAVAIYGWYRWQQGRQSSTPGRAIVPGWASNKVRIALIGAMVAGTAALTPLFDALGSYPPVWADAWTFMGSLLATYGMARGWTEFWLIWVAVDIVGVPLLFSAGYYASAVMYLFYGFFTLTGFFVWWRAEKRERAGRGTSPAVVAASVGAVQ; this is encoded by the coding sequence ATGGACTTACTGCGATGGCTCTTCGAAGCACAGATCCCCGTTGGAGGATCTGCTCTTGTCTTACGCGAAGTGCTTGGAAACATCTTTGGGCTCCTCAGCGCCCTCGGCGGCATGCGCCGAAAAGTCTGGGCTTGGCCGATCGGCATCGTCGGTAACATCCTTTTGCTCACGGTCTTCCTGGGCAACGTCTTTGGTGCAGCCGCCCCCGCCACGTTGTGGGGACAGGCCGCCCGTCAGATCATGTTCATCGCCGTCGCCATTTATGGCTGGTACCGGTGGCAGCAGGGCCGGCAATCAAGCACCCCGGGGCGTGCAATCGTCCCCGGTTGGGCCAGCAATAAGGTGCGCATCGCGCTGATTGGTGCGATGGTGGCGGGCACGGCGGCACTGACGCCCTTGTTTGACGCCCTCGGCTCGTACCCGCCCGTTTGGGCCGACGCTTGGACCTTCATGGGATCCCTGCTGGCAACCTACGGCATGGCACGTGGATGGACTGAGTTCTGGCTGATCTGGGTGGCCGTTGACATCGTTGGTGTGCCGCTGCTGTTCAGCGCGGGATACTACGCCAGCGCGGTCATGTACCTGTTCTACGGCTTCTTCACCCTCACCGGCTTCTTTGTGTGGTGGCGGGCGGAAAAGCGCGAACGGGCCGGCCGCGGTACCAGCCCGGCAGTCGTTGCCGCATCCGTGGGAGCTGTCCAGTGA
- the ribD gene encoding riboflavin biosynthesis protein RibD (identified by match to protein family HMM PF00383; match to protein family HMM PF01872; match to protein family HMM TIGR00326): MSFVDTSYTAAESEAMDAALTAALAGPRGANPLVGAVILSPDGEQLATGYHRGAGTAHAEADAISEARKKGIDIVGTTMVVTLEPCNHVGRTGPCAQAIIAAGIAKVIYAVDDPHDPAAGGARTLSAAGVEVISGLEGEKALDLNRDWFDAVAAKRPFVTLHIAQTLDSRIAAVDGTSQWISCPESLADNHGLRGLIDAILVGTGTVLVDDPRLTARTPDGELSAHQPIRAVMGLRDVPQDAAVRGNDGRFVHLPTRDPAEALGMLFEKGVRHLMVEGGSSILSTFLAADLVDELIVYLAPTLLGSGTPALNDLGITTLADAQHWSWDEAGGGAVRILGNDLRLHLRSPRGAASIIKNSIPGSEAAEYVTGGH, from the coding sequence GTGAGCTTCGTCGACACCTCTTATACCGCTGCGGAAAGTGAAGCCATGGACGCCGCGCTGACGGCGGCCCTGGCCGGTCCCCGCGGAGCAAACCCGTTGGTTGGGGCGGTAATCCTCAGTCCTGACGGCGAGCAACTGGCAACTGGCTATCACCGGGGTGCCGGCACTGCCCATGCCGAAGCTGACGCAATTTCCGAAGCCCGAAAGAAGGGCATCGACATCGTGGGAACCACTATGGTGGTGACCCTGGAGCCGTGCAACCACGTGGGTCGCACCGGCCCCTGCGCCCAGGCCATCATTGCCGCGGGAATCGCGAAGGTGATTTACGCCGTCGACGATCCCCATGACCCTGCCGCGGGCGGCGCACGGACGCTCAGCGCCGCCGGTGTGGAGGTCATTTCCGGACTGGAAGGCGAGAAGGCGCTGGACCTGAACCGCGACTGGTTCGACGCCGTTGCGGCCAAGCGTCCGTTCGTCACCTTGCACATCGCCCAGACGCTGGACAGTCGCATCGCTGCCGTGGACGGTACCAGCCAGTGGATCTCCTGTCCGGAGTCGCTCGCCGACAACCACGGTCTCAGGGGACTCATCGACGCGATACTGGTAGGCACGGGAACCGTGCTGGTCGATGACCCGCGGCTGACGGCCCGAACGCCGGATGGGGAACTTTCAGCTCACCAGCCGATACGTGCCGTCATGGGCCTGCGGGACGTCCCCCAAGATGCTGCAGTCCGCGGAAATGACGGGCGTTTCGTCCACCTGCCCACACGGGATCCGGCAGAAGCTCTGGGCATGCTGTTCGAAAAGGGCGTCCGGCACCTCATGGTGGAAGGTGGCTCGTCCATTCTGAGCACGTTCCTGGCGGCAGACCTGGTGGACGAACTGATCGTCTACCTCGCTCCGACGCTGCTGGGATCCGGAACTCCGGCACTGAACGACCTCGGTATTACCACTCTGGCCGACGCACAGCATTGGTCGTGGGATGAAGCCGGCGGCGGCGCTGTCCGCATCCTCGGCAATGACCTTCGGCTCCACCTGCGGTCCCCAAGGGGTGCCGCGAGCATTATCAAGAATTCGATTCCGGGCAGTGAAGCCGCGGAATATGTCACGGGAGGACACTGA
- the ribE gene encoding riboflavin synthase, alpha subunit (identified by match to protein family HMM PF00677; match to protein family HMM TIGR00187), whose product MFTGIVAEQGTVLSIEHEGDASATLRLKAPTTAEGLPLGGSIAVNGVCLTATQIDGQDFSVDVMGETLVRTTIGELTPGDAVNLERCVPAGGRLDGHVVQGHVDGVGELLEREPLGNWDRLRFGVPAPLARYIAEKGSIAVDGVSLTVTAVSPAAETAPWFEVGLIPTTLEETGLGAKAVGGRVNLEVDVLAKYTERLLSFAPQQGGAR is encoded by the coding sequence ATGTTTACGGGAATCGTTGCTGAGCAAGGCACTGTGCTGAGCATTGAGCATGAAGGAGATGCCAGCGCAACATTGCGGCTGAAAGCGCCTACCACCGCGGAGGGCTTGCCCTTGGGCGGCTCCATTGCCGTCAACGGGGTATGCCTGACCGCGACGCAGATCGACGGCCAGGATTTCAGCGTGGACGTCATGGGGGAGACCCTGGTCCGGACGACCATCGGCGAGCTGACGCCAGGAGATGCCGTGAACCTGGAACGCTGCGTTCCGGCCGGCGGACGCTTGGACGGCCATGTGGTGCAGGGCCATGTTGACGGTGTTGGAGAGTTGCTGGAACGCGAGCCGCTGGGCAACTGGGACCGTCTGCGTTTTGGCGTGCCGGCCCCGCTGGCGCGGTACATCGCCGAAAAGGGTTCGATCGCCGTCGACGGTGTATCACTGACCGTGACCGCCGTCAGTCCTGCCGCCGAAACGGCACCATGGTTTGAAGTGGGACTGATCCCCACCACGCTGGAAGAAACAGGCCTGGGTGCCAAGGCGGTGGGAGGCCGCGTGAATCTCGAAGTGGATGTGCTGGCCAAGTACACAGAACGCCTGCTGTCCTTCGCACCCCAGCAGGGGGGTGCGCGATGA
- the ribH gene encoding 6,7-dimethyl-8-ribityllumazine synthase (identified by match to protein family HMM PF00885; match to protein family HMM TIGR00114), whose product MSGHGAPTIDLTTLNPEEASQLKLAIVAASWHTQIMDGLVDGALRAAKEAGIAEPTLLRVPGSFELPVAAARLAPHFDAVVALGVVIRGGTPHFDYVCQAATSGLTDVSVRTGVPVGFGVLTCDTEQQGIDRAGLPGSKEDKGHEAVTAALATAVTLKQFS is encoded by the coding sequence ATGAGCGGCCACGGCGCACCCACTATTGACCTCACCACCCTCAACCCGGAGGAAGCCTCGCAGCTGAAGCTGGCCATTGTGGCGGCAAGCTGGCACACGCAGATCATGGATGGACTGGTTGACGGTGCCCTCCGCGCAGCCAAGGAAGCCGGCATTGCGGAACCCACGCTGCTGCGGGTCCCGGGCAGCTTTGAGCTTCCGGTTGCCGCAGCCAGGCTCGCGCCGCACTTCGACGCCGTCGTAGCACTCGGAGTGGTCATCCGCGGCGGAACCCCGCACTTCGACTATGTCTGTCAGGCTGCGACGTCGGGACTCACCGATGTCAGTGTTCGCACCGGAGTGCCTGTCGGCTTCGGCGTCCTCACGTGCGACACCGAGCAGCAGGGCATCGACCGTGCCGGCCTTCCCGGTTCCAAGGAGGACAAGGGCCACGAAGCGGTGACCGCCGCCCTCGCCACGGCTGTGACGCTCAAGCAGTTCAGCTAG
- the hisE gene encoding Phosphoribosyl-ATP pyrophosphatase (PRA-PH) (identified by match to protein family HMM PF01503), with protein sequence MSSLTSPSSCNAPTSGGRPQASSLEGVKNFETLFAELSEKAATRPAGSRTVAELDSGIHGIGKKVVEEAAEVWMAAEYESDEAAAEEISQLLYHLQVLMLAKGLSLEDVYKHL encoded by the coding sequence GTGTCTTCACTCACATCCCCTTCGTCATGCAACGCCCCAACAAGCGGTGGCCGCCCCCAAGCAAGTAGTCTGGAGGGCGTGAAGAATTTCGAGACGCTGTTCGCAGAACTGAGTGAGAAAGCAGCGACCCGCCCGGCAGGTTCGCGCACGGTTGCCGAACTGGACTCCGGAATCCACGGCATCGGCAAGAAGGTGGTCGAAGAGGCCGCCGAAGTCTGGATGGCCGCGGAGTACGAATCGGACGAAGCCGCCGCTGAGGAAATTTCCCAGTTGCTGTACCACCTGCAGGTCCTCATGCTCGCCAAGGGCCTCAGTCTGGAAGACGTTTACAAGCATCTCTAG
- the hisG gene encoding ATP phosphoribosyltransferase (identified by match to protein family HMM PF01634; match to protein family HMM PF08029; match to protein family HMM TIGR00070) gives MLRVAVPNKGSLSEAASAMLSEAGYRQRRDTRELVMVDPDNDIEFFFLRPRDIAVYVGQGTLDVGITGRDLLLDAKVEAEELLPLGFAPSTFRFAGPVGDFSGVEQLEGKRLATSYDGLLRDYLAERGVNAKVVRLDGAVESSVRLGVADAIADVVETGNTLKAAGMEIFGDPILKSEAVLIRRSGSGGAANGTAKEIEILIRRLQGVLVARQYVLMDYDIRKDLVEDAAALTPGLESPTVSPLRDSEWVAVRSMVPKKETNRIMDELYDLGARAILVSSIHACRI, from the coding sequence ATGCTCCGTGTAGCAGTCCCCAATAAGGGATCCCTGTCCGAAGCCGCCTCGGCAATGTTGTCCGAGGCCGGATACCGCCAGCGCCGCGACACCCGTGAACTGGTCATGGTTGATCCCGACAATGACATTGAGTTCTTCTTCCTCCGTCCCCGCGACATCGCGGTCTATGTAGGCCAAGGAACCCTGGACGTCGGCATTACGGGTCGCGACCTCTTGCTTGACGCAAAGGTAGAAGCCGAAGAACTGCTTCCCTTGGGCTTCGCGCCGTCCACGTTCCGTTTCGCCGGCCCCGTAGGTGACTTCAGCGGCGTCGAGCAGCTCGAAGGCAAGCGCCTCGCCACCAGTTACGACGGTCTCCTGCGGGACTACCTCGCTGAGCGCGGCGTAAACGCCAAGGTGGTCCGTTTGGACGGCGCGGTGGAATCGTCGGTACGCCTCGGCGTTGCGGACGCGATCGCCGACGTCGTTGAAACAGGTAACACCCTTAAGGCTGCCGGAATGGAGATCTTCGGCGATCCCATCCTGAAATCCGAGGCCGTGCTGATCCGTCGCTCCGGCTCGGGCGGCGCTGCCAACGGGACGGCCAAGGAAATCGAGATCCTCATCCGGCGCCTGCAGGGCGTCCTCGTGGCTCGCCAATACGTGCTCATGGATTACGACATCCGCAAGGACCTGGTGGAAGACGCCGCAGCACTGACCCCGGGCCTTGAATCACCCACGGTCTCGCCGCTGCGCGACTCCGAATGGGTGGCCGTGCGGTCCATGGTTCCCAAAAAGGAAACCAACCGCATCATGGACGAGCTTTACGACCTCGGCGCGCGCGCCATCCTGGTCAGCAGCATCCACGCCTGCCGTATCTGA
- the hisF gene encoding imidazoleglycerol phosphate synthase, cyclase subunit (identified by match to protein family HMM PF00977; match to protein family HMM TIGR00735), which translates to MAVAVRVIPCLDVDAGRVVKGVNFEGLRDAGDPVELAHRYDNGGADELTFLDVTASSGNRETTFDVVRRTAEEVFIPLTVGGGVRGVAEVDKLLRFGADKASINTAAVARPDVIDEITRHFGSQVLVLSVDARRTREGDQPTSSGFEVTTHGGRTGTGIDAVAWAKEAADRGVGEILLNSIDADGTKDGFDLELIRLVRAAVNIPIIASGGAGVPAHFPPAVEAGADAVLAASVFHFGPDDMIAQVKTAIRDAGFEVR; encoded by the coding sequence ATGGCTGTAGCCGTACGCGTCATACCTTGTCTGGATGTCGACGCCGGCCGCGTCGTCAAGGGCGTCAACTTTGAAGGACTCCGCGACGCCGGTGATCCGGTGGAACTCGCGCACCGTTACGACAATGGCGGAGCGGACGAACTTACCTTCCTGGACGTCACTGCGTCGTCCGGCAACCGCGAAACCACGTTCGACGTGGTTCGCCGCACCGCAGAGGAAGTGTTCATTCCCCTGACCGTGGGCGGCGGCGTCCGTGGCGTGGCGGAAGTGGACAAACTCCTGCGCTTTGGTGCGGACAAGGCGTCCATCAACACTGCTGCGGTTGCGCGGCCCGATGTGATCGATGAAATCACCCGCCACTTCGGCTCCCAGGTGCTGGTGCTCTCCGTGGATGCGCGCCGTACCCGCGAAGGTGACCAACCGACGTCGTCCGGTTTTGAAGTGACCACCCACGGTGGCCGTACCGGTACCGGAATCGACGCCGTCGCGTGGGCCAAGGAAGCAGCCGACCGGGGCGTGGGGGAAATCCTGCTGAACTCCATCGACGCGGACGGCACCAAAGACGGCTTCGATCTTGAATTGATTCGCTTGGTCAGGGCCGCAGTGAACATTCCGATCATCGCTTCGGGTGGGGCAGGAGTGCCTGCCCATTTCCCGCCTGCGGTGGAGGCAGGCGCTGACGCCGTCCTTGCAGCATCGGTGTTCCACTTTGGTCCCGACGACATGATTGCCCAGGTCAAGACCGCGATCCGCGACGCCGGGTTCGAAGTCCGCTAG
- a CDS encoding conserved hypothetical protein (identified by match to protein family HMM TIGR03083; match to protein family HMM TIGR03085) has translation MLVSQVMHFVDPSREVLAETLLAAGPDSPTLCEGWLTRDLAAHLYLRERKIAVGLGLLIPSLGKASEKATSKLAAKLKSSDAYADLVKTFRAGPPALSPLKIKALDETSNLIEYFVHTEDIRRAGDRWAPRALDEAYSDALWDELIKRAAFLYRGVDLGIVLVRPTGPRHVAKRAPVSVAIVGEPGELLMHAHGRTSQALVTFEGQPDAVALLQSADIGL, from the coding sequence GTGCTAGTTTCACAAGTGATGCATTTCGTCGATCCTTCCCGAGAAGTACTGGCCGAAACCCTGCTGGCGGCCGGGCCTGACTCCCCCACGCTCTGCGAAGGGTGGTTGACCCGGGATCTTGCCGCGCACTTATACCTGCGCGAACGGAAGATCGCCGTGGGTCTGGGGCTACTGATCCCCAGCCTGGGCAAGGCATCCGAAAAAGCCACCTCCAAACTCGCTGCCAAGCTGAAGAGTTCCGACGCCTACGCAGACCTCGTCAAGACGTTCCGTGCAGGTCCACCGGCGCTTTCCCCCTTGAAGATCAAGGCGCTGGATGAGACATCAAACCTCATTGAGTACTTCGTGCACACGGAGGACATTCGTCGCGCCGGTGACCGCTGGGCGCCCCGGGCCTTGGATGAAGCCTATTCGGACGCCCTGTGGGACGAGCTGATCAAGCGTGCCGCGTTCCTGTACCGCGGCGTTGACCTGGGCATCGTGCTTGTGCGGCCCACCGGCCCGCGCCATGTAGCCAAGCGGGCTCCCGTCTCCGTAGCAATTGTCGGTGAACCCGGAGAACTGCTCATGCACGCGCATGGCCGCACCAGCCAGGCCCTCGTCACCTTCGAGGGCCAGCCGGACGCCGTCGCGCTCCTGCAGTCCGCCGATATCGGTCTGTGA
- the hisI gene encoding phosphoribosyl-AMP cyclohydrolase (identified by similarity to SP:Q53158; match to protein family HMM PF01502), giving the protein MSEQSAPSPTPAAELSSDPASPLPQEIASALKRDSSGLVAAIVQQHDTNEVLMLGWMDDEALHRTMTSGRVTFYSRSRQEYWRKGDTSGHVQFVKSVALDCDGDALLIRVDQIGAACHTGTRTCFDGRDFTVVTGHRE; this is encoded by the coding sequence ATGTCAGAGCAGTCCGCCCCCAGCCCAACTCCTGCCGCGGAGCTTTCCAGCGACCCCGCAAGCCCCTTGCCGCAGGAGATCGCCAGCGCCCTTAAACGGGATTCTTCCGGCCTCGTTGCAGCAATCGTGCAGCAGCACGACACCAACGAGGTCCTCATGCTGGGCTGGATGGATGACGAAGCACTGCACCGCACCATGACATCCGGCAGGGTCACGTTCTACTCCCGCTCCCGCCAGGAGTACTGGCGCAAGGGCGACACTTCCGGACACGTACAGTTCGTGAAGTCTGTCGCCCTTGACTGCGACGGCGACGCCCTTCTGATCCGCGTGGACCAAATCGGCGCAGCCTGCCACACCGGAACCCGGACCTGCTTTGATGGTCGCGACTTCACAGTCGTTACGGGCCACCGCGAATAA
- the trpE gene encoding Anthranilate synthase component I (identified by match to protein family HMM PF00425; match to protein family HMM PF04715; match to protein family HMM TIGR00564), whose amino-acid sequence MQDLGIISPGLEEFRELAVHSRVIPVRLKVLADAETPIGLYRKLAKGQPGTFLLESAAVGGAWSRYSFIGSKSRATLTTKDGEAHWIGEPPVGVPVSGNPVEAVRDTIAALQTDRFDGLPPFTSGLVGFLGWEAVRHWERLTSPPEDDLQLPEMALNLVTDMAVHDNVDGTVLLIANAINFDDSSERVDDAWHDAVARVKGLLDQISTPVAQPVSVLETAALDFASSVQERWDEAKYLEAIDRGKEAIVDGEVFQVVISRRFEMECAADPLDVYRVLRNTNPSPYMYLFSLEDADGREYSIVGSSPEALVTVTGEEVITHPIAGSRPRGKTVEADKALATELLADQKERAEHLMLVDLSRNDLSKVCVAGTVDVTQFMEVERFSHIMHLVSTVVGELAPHAKAYDVLKATFPAGTLSGAPKPRALRLLDELEPHRRGIYGGVVGYLDFAGDMDMAIAIRSALLREGRAYVQAGGGIVADSHKPSEALETVNKAAAPLRAVHTAGSLQNIAADAVRNADTSGDRTPGS is encoded by the coding sequence ATGCAGGACCTTGGAATCATCAGCCCGGGCCTGGAAGAGTTCCGCGAACTCGCCGTCCACAGCCGTGTCATCCCTGTCCGACTCAAGGTTTTGGCCGACGCCGAGACCCCCATCGGCCTGTATCGGAAGCTTGCCAAGGGCCAGCCCGGTACCTTCCTCCTGGAGTCAGCAGCGGTTGGCGGCGCCTGGTCCCGTTACTCCTTCATCGGTTCCAAGTCCCGCGCCACACTGACCACCAAAGACGGTGAAGCGCACTGGATCGGTGAGCCGCCCGTTGGAGTGCCGGTTTCAGGCAACCCTGTAGAAGCTGTGCGCGACACCATTGCTGCTCTGCAGACTGATCGCTTTGACGGCCTGCCACCGTTCACCTCCGGTTTGGTTGGCTTCCTCGGCTGGGAAGCAGTGCGCCACTGGGAGCGCCTGACGTCCCCGCCCGAGGATGACCTCCAGCTGCCGGAGATGGCGTTGAACCTGGTCACCGACATGGCGGTGCATGACAATGTGGACGGCACGGTCCTCCTGATCGCCAATGCGATCAACTTTGATGACAGTTCCGAACGTGTGGATGACGCCTGGCACGACGCCGTCGCCCGGGTGAAGGGGCTGCTGGACCAGATCAGTACGCCTGTTGCCCAGCCGGTCTCCGTGCTGGAAACTGCGGCCCTGGACTTCGCCTCCAGCGTTCAGGAACGCTGGGACGAGGCCAAGTACTTGGAAGCCATTGACCGCGGCAAGGAAGCCATAGTCGACGGCGAGGTTTTCCAGGTAGTGATCTCCCGGCGCTTCGAGATGGAGTGTGCCGCGGACCCGCTGGATGTGTACCGCGTCCTGCGCAATACCAACCCCAGCCCGTACATGTACCTCTTCAGCCTGGAAGACGCGGACGGCCGGGAATACTCAATCGTCGGTTCGTCACCGGAGGCTTTGGTGACGGTGACCGGTGAGGAAGTCATCACCCACCCCATCGCCGGTTCGCGCCCCCGCGGAAAAACGGTTGAGGCGGATAAGGCCTTGGCAACAGAACTGCTGGCCGATCAGAAAGAGCGCGCCGAGCACCTGATGCTGGTGGATCTTTCACGCAACGACCTCTCCAAGGTATGTGTGGCCGGAACGGTGGATGTCACGCAGTTCATGGAAGTGGAGCGGTTCAGCCACATCATGCACCTCGTGTCCACCGTGGTTGGCGAGCTCGCCCCCCATGCCAAGGCCTACGACGTCCTCAAAGCGACGTTCCCGGCCGGCACGTTGTCCGGGGCACCCAAGCCCCGCGCGCTGAGGTTGCTCGATGAGCTCGAACCACACCGGCGTGGCATCTACGGTGGCGTGGTTGGCTACTTGGACTTCGCCGGCGATATGGACATGGCCATTGCCATCAGGTCCGCGCTGCTCCGTGAGGGCCGTGCCTACGTGCAGGCCGGTGGCGGAATCGTGGCCGATTCGCACAAGCCTTCCGAAGCCTTGGAGACGGTGAACAAGGCCGCGGCACCCCTGCGGGCCGTGCATACAGCCGGGTCGTTGCAAAACATTGCCGCGGACGCCGTGCGGAATGCGGACACATCCGGGGATAGGACCCCCGGCTCATGA
- a CDS encoding hypothetical protein (identified by Glimmer2; putative) → MSTASPAPSVRKSPRWARKSTLVLATTILALAVFGATTQTWIEVRLDPAGASNSDLHVQGSKAATAVTALAVVALAGGLAASIAGKIARWIIALLIALSAAGIILAAITVMMDPLGAAQGAIAAATGVSGGQADAAVTVFPVFAIVAGSLLAICAIALPLAGRYWTSRTKYDAGVRGKKNGGEPVDEIDSWDSLSRGEDPT, encoded by the coding sequence ATGAGTACGGCATCGCCTGCGCCTTCCGTCAGGAAGTCACCGCGTTGGGCGCGGAAATCCACACTGGTCCTTGCTACCACCATCCTTGCGCTGGCCGTTTTCGGTGCCACGACGCAGACTTGGATCGAGGTGCGCCTGGACCCCGCGGGCGCATCCAACAGCGACCTCCATGTCCAAGGAAGCAAGGCTGCCACCGCCGTCACAGCGCTGGCCGTGGTCGCCTTGGCGGGCGGCCTGGCTGCATCCATCGCAGGGAAAATTGCCCGCTGGATCATCGCGCTCCTCATCGCCTTGTCTGCCGCAGGAATCATCCTCGCGGCTATCACCGTGATGATGGATCCCCTGGGAGCCGCACAAGGAGCCATCGCTGCAGCCACTGGAGTTTCCGGCGGGCAGGCCGACGCCGCCGTCACGGTGTTCCCGGTCTTCGCCATCGTTGCCGGTTCTCTCCTGGCGATCTGTGCCATAGCCTTGCCGTTGGCCGGGCGCTACTGGACCTCGCGCACCAAGTACGACGCCGGAGTGCGGGGTAAGAAGAACGGCGGCGAACCGGTGGACGAGATCGATAGCTGGGACAGTCTTTCGCGCGGCGAAGACCCGACGTAG
- a CDS encoding putative integral membrane protein encodes MSKTTVSNNQAESTMASHADAIGHGNSPAAWTCVLVMLVGALISSIAFVIASTPIFVGGLVVMVIGLIVGFVMRKAGYGVGGSKLQNNGH; translated from the coding sequence ATGAGCAAAACCACAGTGTCCAACAACCAAGCGGAATCCACCATGGCCAGCCACGCTGACGCCATCGGTCACGGAAACAGCCCGGCTGCCTGGACCTGCGTACTCGTGATGCTGGTCGGCGCCCTGATTTCCTCCATCGCCTTCGTCATCGCCAGCACCCCGATCTTCGTCGGCGGACTGGTCGTCATGGTGATTGGCCTGATCGTGGGCTTCGTCATGCGTAAGGCAGGCTACGGAGTTGGCGGCAGCAAGCTGCAGAACAACGGCCACTAA